DNA sequence from the Streptomyces cinnabarinus genome:
TGTCCTGGTAGAACGTCGACAGGGCGGAGACCACCGAGGACAGCATCGCCATCGGGTGGGCGTCGCGCGGGAAGCCCCGGTAGAAGTTCTTGACGTCCTCGTGCAGCAGCGTGTGCTGCGTGATGTCGTTCTTGAAGGTGCTCAGCTCGTCGACGGTCGGCAGCTCACCGTTGATCAGCAGGTAGGCGACCTCCAGGAAGGTGGAGCGCTCGGCCAGCTGCTCGATCGGGTAGCCGCGGTACCGCAGGATGCCCTGCTCGCCGTCGAGGTAGGTGATGGCGGATTTATACGCGGCGGTGTTGCCGTAGCCGCTGTCCAGGGTCACCAGCCCGGTCTGGGCGCGGAGCTTGCCGATGTCGAAGCCCTTGTCACCGACGGTGCTGTCGATCACCGGGTAGGTGTACTCGCCGCCGTCGCCGTACCGCAGTACTACAGAGTTGTCGCTCACGTCTTCCCTCACCGACGTTGTGCCTCTTCTTCGAGGTTGCCCTGACTGTCTCTACCATCCCCCATTTGGCGCATGAGAGTGCACTCGGGGTCGACCATTGGGCTTATTGACGGCACTCAGTGCCGCCAACCTGCTCATCCTGCCCCCTCCGCACCACCCACCGGAAGGGCTCTGTGACCTTTACGACTCGTTTGATCGATCAAATTTCACTCACCCCTCCCAAAGCGGGGCTGAGAGCCTGGCATTCACCCCTCCAGCGCGCGTGGTGCGAGCCTGAAGTCCAGGGCCGTGCAGCGCCGGCCCGCCGAGACCGTGCGCACCGCCTGGCCGATGGCCTTGCGTGAGCCGACCAGCACGACCAGCCGCTTGGCCCGGGTGACCGCGGTGTAGAGCAGATTCCGCTGCAGCATCATCCAGGCGCCCGTGGTGACCGGGATCACCACCGCCGGGTACTCGCTGCCCTGCGAGCGGTGGATGGTCACCGCGTAGGCGTGCGCCAGCTCGTCGAGTTCGTCGAAGTCGTACGGCACCTCCTCGTCCTCGTCGGTCAGCACCGTCAGGCGCTGGTCGACCGGGTCGAGCGAGGTGACCACGCCCACCGTGCCGTTGAAGACGCCGTTCGCGCCCTTGTCGTAATTGTTGCGGATCTGGGTGACCTTGTCCCCGACCCGGAAGACCCGGCCGCCGAACCGCTTCTCCGGCAGGTCGGGGCGGCCGGGGGTGATGGCCTGCTGGAGCAGGCCGTTGAGCGTCCCGGCGCCGGCCGGGCCCCGGTGCATGGGGGCGAGCACCTGGACATCGCGCCGCGGGTCGAGCCCGAATTTGGCCGGAAGCCGGCGCGCGGCCACGTCCACGGTGAGCCGGCCGGCCTCCTCGGTGTCGTCCTCGACGAAGAGGAAGAAGTCCTTCATGCCGTCGGTCACGGGATGCTGCCCGGAGTTGATCCGGTGCGCGTTGGTCACCACACCGGACTGCTGGGCCTGGCGGAAGACCTGGGTGAGGCGGATGGCGGGGACCGGGCCGCCGTCGGCCAGCAGATCCCGCAGCACCTCCCCCGCACCGACGCTGGGCAACTGGTCGACGTCTCCGACGAAGAGGAGGTGCGCCCCGGGAGGCACGGCCTTGACGAGCTTGTTGGCGAGGAGCAGGTCGAGCATGGAGGCCTCGTCGACGACGACGAGGTCGGCATCGAGGGGCCGGTCCCGGTCGTACGCCGCGTCCCCGCCGGGCTTCAGCTCCAGCAGGCGGTGCACGGTGGAGGCCTCGGCGCCGGTCAGCTCGGCCAGGCGTTTGGCGGCGCGGCCGGTGGGGGCGGCGAGCAGCACCTTCGCCTTCTTGGCGCGGGCCAGTTCGACGACCGAGCGGACGGTGAAGGACTTGCCGCAGCCCGGCCCACCGGTCAGGACAGCCACCTTCTCGGTCAGCGCCAGCTTGACGGCGGCCTCCTGCTCGGGGGCCAGCTCGGCGCCGGTGCGGCCCTTCAGCCAGGCCAGCGCCTTGTCCCAGGCCACGTCCCGGAAGCCGGGCATGCGGTCCTCGTCGGTGCGCAGCAGGCTCAGCAGCCGGCCGGAGAGGGAGAGTTCGGCGCGGTGGAAAGGGACGAGGTAGACGGCGGTGACGGGATCGCCGCCTTCGGGGTCGGGCACCTTCTCCCGTACGACGCCGGGGTCGCCGGACTCCTCGTCCGGTACGGCCAGTTCGGCGAGGCACTCGATGACCAGACCGGTGTCGACCTGGAGCAGCTTCACCGCGTCGGCGATCAGCCGTTCCTCGGGGAGATAGCAGTGGCCCTGGTCGCTGCCCTGGGACAGGGCGTACTGGAGGCCCGCCTTGACCCGCTCCGGGCTGTCGTGCGGGATGCCGACGGACTGGGCGATCTTGTCGGCGGTGAGGAAGCCGATGCCCCAGACGTCGGCGGCCAGGCGGTAGGGCTGGTTCTTCACGACGGAGATCGAGGCGTCGCCGTATTTCTTGTAGATGCGCACGGCGATGGAGGTGGAGACCTCGACGGTCTGGAGGAAGAGCATGACCTCCTTGATCGCCTTCTGCTCCTCCCAGGCGTCGGCGATCTTCCTGG
Encoded proteins:
- a CDS encoding ATP-dependent RecD-like DNA helicase; translated protein: MSNPAVVEGVLERITYANEENGYTVARVDTGRGGGDLLTVVGALLGAQVGESLRMEGRWGSHPQYGKQFTVDNYTTLLPATVQGIRRYLGSGLVKGIGPVFADRITQHFGLDTLKIIEEEPKRLIEVPGLGPKRTRKIADAWEEQKAIKEVMLFLQTVEVSTSIAVRIYKKYGDASISVVKNQPYRLAADVWGIGFLTADKIAQSVGIPHDSPERVKAGLQYALSQGSDQGHCYLPEERLIADAVKLLQVDTGLVIECLAELAVPDEESGDPGVVREKVPDPEGGDPVTAVYLVPFHRAELSLSGRLLSLLRTDEDRMPGFRDVAWDKALAWLKGRTGAELAPEQEAAVKLALTEKVAVLTGGPGCGKSFTVRSVVELARAKKAKVLLAAPTGRAAKRLAELTGAEASTVHRLLELKPGGDAAYDRDRPLDADLVVVDEASMLDLLLANKLVKAVPPGAHLLFVGDVDQLPSVGAGEVLRDLLADGGPVPAIRLTQVFRQAQQSGVVTNAHRINSGQHPVTDGMKDFFLFVEDDTEEAGRLTVDVAARRLPAKFGLDPRRDVQVLAPMHRGPAGAGTLNGLLQQAITPGRPDLPEKRFGGRVFRVGDKVTQIRNNYDKGANGVFNGTVGVVTSLDPVDQRLTVLTDEDEEVPYDFDELDELAHAYAVTIHRSQGSEYPAVVIPVTTGAWMMLQRNLLYTAVTRAKRLVVLVGSRKAIGQAVRTVSAGRRCTALDFRLAPRALEG